The DNA sequence GGTTGAGGGCATCGCCCGGATCGCCGCGCTGCTGGGCTGACTTGCTACAGCTCGCGATCCTGCCTACAGCTCGCAGCCGACAAGAGTGGGCTCGGCCATCAGCACAATGCCAAACTTCCGCCTCACGCCTTCCCGAATCTGACGTGCGAGCGCCAACACGTCGTTGGTAGTCGCGTTGCCGCGGTTCGTGATAGCCAAGCTGTGCTTGCCGGACAGCGCCGCTGGTCCGTCCCCATAGCCTCGCGTGAAGCCAGCCTGTTCGATGAGCCACGCGGCACTCAGCTTGACGCCATCGGGAGCCGGGAACCGCGGAGCATCGCGTCTCAGGTCGGCAGCCCGCGCGGCAGACACCACCGGGTTGACGAAGAATGACCCGACGCTCCACGTGTCGTGGTCATCAGGATCAAGAACCATGCCTTTGCCGCGGCGCAGGCCCAGCACCGCCTCGCGCGTGGCCGACAGCGGCGCACTGTCGCCGGGCGAGACTCCCAGCGCGCGGGCCAGCTCGCCGTAGGCGATAGGACGACAAACCCCTGACTTCGCCAACCTCAGCCGCACTGACAGGACGACGTACCGGTTGGGGTCCCGTTTGAAGACGCTGTCGCGGTATCCGAACGCGCACTCTCCAGGCTCCAGGTCCAGTCTGCGCATGGCCACGCGGTCCCACACGCGCACGAGTTGGACGACTCGCGCCACTTCCTGCCCGTAGGCGCCAACGTTCTGAATAGGCGTGGCGCCCGCGCTCCCAGGGATGCCAGCCAGTGCCTCGATGCCAGCGAGCTCGGCGTCCACCATCTCGGACACGACACGGTCCCAGTCCTCGCCAGCGGCAACCATCACGTCGGAACACTCACCTTGGGCGGCCACCTCGATCCCGGTTGTCCGCACCAGGACAGTGGTCCCCGGCCAGCCATCGTCGGCGACAACAACGTCGCTGCCACCACCCAGAATCAGCAGGGGCTCGGAGTCGGCATCAGCCCGCGCGACCGCCGAGATCAGCTCCTCCTCCGTATGGGCGCGGACGAGAGTCTTGGTAGGGCCTCCCACGCGCAGCGTCGTCAGACTGCTCAGGCGTACTTCTGGTCGGCTGGTCACGCGAATCCGATTCCGCTGCTCAACGCCACTGGATGAGCGCCGCGGCCCGGTCGGTCCATCAACTCAGGCGAGCTGCGCGACGATCGTGGCCTTGTGCATCACGTCAACCGGCCCACCATCGCCCGGACTTGTGACTTCGAGTCCCACCCTGACCCGCCGGTCGGGGAGCTTCTCCAGAACCCGGCCAGCTACGGACAGCACGGCTCCCCGGTCATCATCAGGGACTACGACCGGTTTGCTGAACCTCACGGAGTAGGACACCACCGCACCGGGATCCGCGACCCACTCGGTGACCAGGCGCGCCGCCGTGGCCATGGTGAGCATGCCGTGGGCGATCACGTCCGGCAGGCCGACCTGGTTCGCATACCGAGTGTTCCAGTGGATCGGGTTGAAGTCCCCGCTCGCCCCGGCGTACATCACCAGATTCACGCGCTGCAAGCGCACTTCCAGCTTCGGCAGTTCGGTCCCGACTTCCACGTCGTCGTAGGAGATGATCGCGCTCATGGCTGCGCTCCCGCCGTGCCGCGAGAGACTATGACTTCTCGCGTGGTGACAACCAGCTCTCCATCCGAGGTCCTGACTTCGCTCTTGGCGGTCAGAAACTCGTTGCTACCCGAAGCGTGAATGTCGTCGATGACTGTGCTCACCGTCAACCGATCGCCAGCCTGGATCGGGCGCACGTAGTCGAAATGCTGCTCCCCATGGACCACCCGTCCGTAGTCGAGCCCCAGGTCCGGGTCGAACATGGCCAGCGCCAGGGACTTGATCGTGAGAACGAACGGGAATGTGGGTGGCGCGATCAGATCGTCGTGGCCGAGCTCGCGCGCCGCGTCAACGTTGTGGTACGCGGGATTGAAGTCCCCGATCGCTGTCGCGAATTCGCGGATCTTCTCCCGGCCAACCTCGTACACCGGCGCCTTGGGGTAGGCCTTGCCAACGAAGGACTGGTTGATAGCCACTACATGCCGCCGATTTGCCCACCGGTGACGGGAATCGTCACACCGGAGACGAAGTCCGAATCCGCAGAGCACAAGAAGGCGGTCACCTTCGCTATGTCGTCTGGAACTCCCAGCCGACCCAACGAGATCATCGCCCTGGCGATATTGCGCATCTCCTCGGGAATCCCTTGCGCGTCACCGGGGCCTTTGGCGGCCGTCATCCGCGTTTCGATGAACCCCGGAGCCACGGCGTTGACGTTGATCCCGAACGGCCCCAGTTCCCTGGCCAGAGTCTTGGTAACCGCTATCAGGGCGCCCTTGGCCGCCGTGTAGTTGAACTGGCCCGGATTGCCCATGATGGCCGCGACGCTTGAGGTGAAGACGATCTTGCGGTGGTAGGCAGGACTGCCCGTTTCCTTGATCTCGGACTTGGCCACCTCGCGGATGTGGGGCATGGCGGCCAGCGTGGTGTGGAAGGACGTTCGCAAGTTCGCGTCCAAAACGACATCGAACAGATCATCGCTGAGCCCGTGGAACATCCGATCCCTGGTCACGCCGGCGTTGTTGACGACAATGTCGAGCTTGCCGAACTCGTCGACAGCAGCCCCGGTGAGGCGGCGAGCCTCCTCCATCTCCACCGTGTTGGCGACTACGCCTAGCGCCGATCCTCCAGCGTCCCTTATCAGCGACACCGTCTCGGCTGTCGGCTCCTCATCGATGTCGTTGACGACAACAGCCGCCCCATCCGCCGCTAGCCGCATCGCCGTGGCTCTGCCGATTCCGCGACCTGCGCCGGTGACTATCGCTACCCGGTCATCGAGTCGTCCCATCTCGCACCTCCTAGCGTGCCAACTCCCCTATGAAGGGGACCACTCCCCCGGCCGAACCTACCCGGCCTGACCGGCTCCAGGACCGCCCGGGTCGG is a window from the Candidatus Nanopelagicales bacterium genome containing:
- a CDS encoding UDP-N-acetylmuramate dehydrogenase; the protein is MTSRPEVRLSSLTTLRVGGPTKTLVRAHTEEELISAVARADADSEPLLILGGGSDVVVADDGWPGTTVLVRTTGIEVAAQGECSDVMVAAGEDWDRVVSEMVDAELAGIEALAGIPGSAGATPIQNVGAYGQEVARVVQLVRVWDRVAMRRLDLEPGECAFGYRDSVFKRDPNRYVVLSVRLRLAKSGVCRPIAYGELARALGVSPGDSAPLSATREAVLGLRRGKGMVLDPDDHDTWSVGSFFVNPVVSAARAADLRRDAPRFPAPDGVKLSAAWLIEQAGFTRGYGDGPAALSGKHSLAITNRGNATTNDVLALARQIREGVRRKFGIVLMAEPTLVGCEL
- a CDS encoding MaoC/PaaZ C-terminal domain-containing protein, encoding MSAIISYDDVEVGTELPKLEVRLQRVNLVMYAGASGDFNPIHWNTRYANQVGLPDVIAHGMLTMATAARLVTEWVADPGAVVSYSVRFSKPVVVPDDDRGAVLSVAGRVLEKLPDRRVRVGLEVTSPGDGGPVDVMHKATIVAQLA
- a CDS encoding MaoC family dehydratase N-terminal domain-containing protein, which codes for MAINQSFVGKAYPKAPVYEVGREKIREFATAIGDFNPAYHNVDAARELGHDDLIAPPTFPFVLTIKSLALAMFDPDLGLDYGRVVHGEQHFDYVRPIQAGDRLTVSTVIDDIHASGSNEFLTAKSEVRTSDGELVVTTREVIVSRGTAGAQP
- a CDS encoding SDR family NAD(P)-dependent oxidoreductase; this translates as MGRLDDRVAIVTGAGRGIGRATAMRLAADGAAVVVNDIDEEPTAETVSLIRDAGGSALGVVANTVEMEEARRLTGAAVDEFGKLDIVVNNAGVTRDRMFHGLSDDLFDVVLDANLRTSFHTTLAAMPHIREVAKSEIKETGSPAYHRKIVFTSSVAAIMGNPGQFNYTAAKGALIAVTKTLARELGPFGINVNAVAPGFIETRMTAAKGPGDAQGIPEEMRNIARAMISLGRLGVPDDIAKVTAFLCSADSDFVSGVTIPVTGGQIGGM